One stretch of Variovorax sp. 54 DNA includes these proteins:
- a CDS encoding LysR substrate-binding domain-containing protein — MNLHFDLFDLKLFVYVADARSLTRGAEKACISLAAASTRIKQMEEAVGGKLLHRSAQGVSLTAAGQAVLYHAKRVMQQMEHLRCDMQDFGKGIKGHVRVFANTTSITEYLPQKLAGFLTQHPAVQVDLREYLSEEIVRAVADGEADIGILAGDVHTGEFDARPFGRNQLVLVVPPTHPLAGASSVAFADTLDEQHVGLHHGSAIHRFLQRRAELAGRGFNPRIQVSSFEAICLMIEAGVGVGVLPSSSAHRLSMAMRISTVALSDAWAERELKLIARNREQLPASARELFDHLTLA, encoded by the coding sequence GTGAACCTGCACTTCGACCTGTTCGACCTGAAACTGTTCGTCTACGTGGCGGACGCGCGCAGCCTCACGCGCGGCGCCGAGAAGGCCTGCATCTCGCTGGCCGCGGCGTCCACGCGCATCAAGCAGATGGAAGAGGCGGTGGGCGGCAAGCTGCTGCACCGCAGCGCGCAGGGCGTGAGCCTCACGGCGGCGGGGCAGGCGGTGCTGTACCACGCCAAGCGCGTGATGCAGCAGATGGAGCACCTGCGCTGCGACATGCAGGACTTCGGCAAGGGCATCAAGGGCCATGTGCGCGTGTTCGCCAACACCACCTCGATCACCGAGTACCTGCCGCAGAAGCTCGCGGGCTTTCTCACGCAGCACCCGGCCGTGCAGGTCGATCTGCGCGAGTACCTGAGCGAAGAAATCGTGCGCGCCGTGGCCGACGGCGAGGCCGACATCGGCATCCTCGCGGGCGACGTGCATACCGGCGAGTTCGATGCGCGCCCCTTCGGGCGCAATCAGCTCGTGCTGGTGGTGCCGCCCACGCACCCGCTGGCGGGCGCGTCGTCGGTGGCCTTTGCCGACACGCTCGATGAGCAGCACGTGGGCCTGCACCACGGCAGCGCGATCCACCGCTTTCTGCAGCGCCGCGCCGAACTCGCGGGGCGCGGCTTCAACCCGCGCATCCAGGTCAGCAGCTTCGAGGCCATCTGCCTGATGATCGAAGCCGGCGTGGGCGTCGGCGTGCTGCCCTCGTCGTCGGCGCACCGGCTGTCGATGGCCATGCGCATCTCGACCGTGGCGCTCAGCGACGCCTGGGCCGAGCGCGAGCTCAAGCTCATCGCGCGCAACCGCGAGCAGCTGCCGGCTTCCGCGCGCGAGCTGTTCGACCACCTCACCCTGGCCTGA
- a CDS encoding alpha/beta fold hydrolase — MKVTANGLQIEVDDTGGEGRPVILLIMGLGMQLVAWPDAFVQQLVDAGFRVVRHDNRDIGLSQGFDHLGTGNLVWETIRHRIGLKVRSAYTLQDMALDSLGVLDALGIARAHIVGASMGGMIAQRIAATAPERTASLVSIMSSSGARGLPGPRREVGAMLMRRPRSHEEAALVAHSIKLLRLIQSPAYPQTDEQLAARLTFSMRRAYHPAGLMRQMLAIGADDDRPQVLARIQRPTLVLHGDADALVPIACGQDTARRIPGATFTAIPGMGHDLPPEVCTILAHHIAPFAHAADAGTAP, encoded by the coding sequence ATGAAAGTCACCGCCAACGGCCTGCAGATCGAAGTCGACGACACCGGCGGCGAAGGCCGCCCCGTCATCCTGCTGATCATGGGGCTGGGCATGCAACTGGTCGCCTGGCCCGACGCGTTCGTGCAGCAGCTGGTCGATGCCGGCTTTCGCGTGGTGCGCCACGACAACCGCGACATCGGCCTGAGCCAGGGCTTCGACCACCTCGGCACCGGCAACCTCGTGTGGGAAACCATCCGTCACCGGATCGGCCTGAAGGTGCGCAGCGCCTACACCCTGCAGGACATGGCGCTCGATTCGCTCGGCGTGCTCGACGCACTGGGCATCGCCCGTGCCCACATCGTCGGCGCCTCGATGGGCGGCATGATCGCGCAGCGCATCGCCGCCACCGCGCCCGAGCGCACCGCCAGCCTCGTGAGCATCATGAGCTCCAGCGGTGCGCGCGGCCTGCCGGGCCCGCGCCGCGAGGTCGGCGCCATGCTCATGCGGCGCCCGCGCAGCCACGAGGAGGCCGCGCTGGTCGCGCACAGCATCAAGCTGCTGCGGCTCATCCAGAGCCCGGCCTACCCGCAGACCGACGAACAACTGGCCGCGCGCCTCACCTTCAGCATGCGCCGCGCCTACCACCCGGCCGGCCTGATGCGCCAGATGCTGGCCATCGGCGCCGACGACGACCGGCCCCAGGTGCTGGCCCGCATCCAGCGACCGACGCTGGTGCTGCACGGCGACGCCGACGCGCTCGTGCCCATCGCCTGCGGGCAGGACACCGCCCGCCGCATCCCCGGCGCGACCTTCACTGCCATACCCGGCATGGGCCACGACCTGCCGCCCGAGGTCTGCACGATCCTCGCCCACCACATCGCTCCGTTCGCACACGCGGCGGATGCCGGAACCGCCCCATGA
- a CDS encoding LysR family transcriptional regulator, translating into MSADLKSLRLFVAVSDHGSISEGAKRCHIALAAASKRISDLEARARLPLLVRHARGVTLTSAGHGLLLHARAVLSAMDRLGAELDDFQNGVAGVVSITANASTIAQFLPAQIGSFLRLHPVLKIDLQERASTEVVKAVQAGLADIGVIEGQTPADGLECLPYRTDELAVVVARDHPLARRKRIDVAEVLRHDHIVVREGTALHRVLLAAALEAQVPLKVRMQVGSFDMVCRMVEQGVGIGVLPYAAILPQLQILKLRCLKLDAPWALRRHLLCVRRQQELTAAARSVLEHLGRPD; encoded by the coding sequence ATGTCCGCCGACCTGAAATCGCTGCGCTTGTTCGTGGCCGTGTCCGACCACGGCAGCATCAGCGAAGGCGCCAAGCGCTGCCACATCGCGCTGGCGGCCGCGAGCAAGCGCATCTCCGACCTCGAAGCCCGCGCCCGGCTGCCGCTGCTGGTGCGCCATGCGCGCGGCGTCACGCTCACCTCGGCCGGCCATGGGCTGCTGCTGCATGCGCGCGCCGTGCTGTCGGCCATGGACCGGCTCGGCGCCGAGCTCGACGATTTCCAGAACGGCGTGGCGGGCGTGGTCAGCATCACGGCCAACGCCTCGACCATCGCGCAGTTTTTGCCGGCGCAGATCGGCTCGTTCCTGCGCCTGCACCCGGTGCTCAAGATCGACCTGCAGGAGCGCGCCAGCACCGAGGTGGTGAAGGCCGTGCAGGCCGGCCTCGCCGACATCGGCGTGATCGAGGGCCAGACGCCCGCCGACGGCCTCGAATGCCTGCCCTACCGCACCGACGAACTGGCCGTGGTGGTCGCGCGCGACCACCCGCTGGCGCGCCGCAAGCGCATCGACGTGGCGGAGGTGCTGCGCCACGACCATATCGTGGTGCGCGAAGGCACGGCGCTGCACCGCGTGCTGCTGGCCGCCGCGCTCGAGGCGCAGGTGCCGCTCAAGGTGCGCATGCAGGTGGGCAGCTTCGACATGGTCTGTCGCATGGTGGAGCAGGGCGTGGGCATCGGCGTGCTGCCCTATGCGGCCATCCTGCCGCAGCTGCAGATTCTCAAGCTGCGCTGCCTCAAGCTCGACGCGCCCTGGGCGCTGCGCCGCCACCTGCTGTGCGTGCGCCGCCAGCAGGAGCTCACGGCCGCCGCGCGCTCGGTGCTCGAACACCTCGGCCGTCCCGACTGA
- a CDS encoding Bug family tripartite tricarboxylate transporter substrate binding protein, whose amino-acid sequence MRPSRRHALQAALALAGLLAAAPAAWAQKFPDKPIRIVVGYSAGGGVDAVARMLSARLPAVLGQQVLVENRTGATGLIAADLVAKAPPDGYTLMMGDSALLIAKLLQPKIAIDPLTSFKPVAGAFVSPLMIVAGNDFPAKTPAELVKELKAHPGRYSYASSGVGTVQHLGFEMLKQSTGAFVVHVPYRGAAQIVPDVVGGQVPLGVVSATAAMAQSKAGKLRALALLNNAKLEGAEGVAPLAEALPGFDVAPRIFLLAPAGTPNDVVDKLSAAVKTVLDMPETGTAAAAQGTLRAYATPAQLGKDMAEETTRWKRIITDQRIVAEGN is encoded by the coding sequence ATGCGGCCATCGCGCCGGCATGCCCTGCAGGCCGCCCTGGCCCTGGCCGGCCTGCTGGCCGCCGCACCCGCCGCGTGGGCGCAGAAGTTTCCCGACAAGCCCATCCGCATCGTCGTCGGCTACTCGGCCGGCGGCGGTGTCGACGCGGTCGCGCGCATGCTCAGCGCGCGCCTGCCTGCGGTGCTGGGCCAGCAGGTGCTGGTCGAAAACCGCACCGGCGCCACCGGCCTCATCGCGGCCGACCTCGTCGCCAAGGCGCCGCCCGACGGCTACACGCTGATGATGGGCGACAGCGCCTTGCTCATCGCCAAGCTGCTGCAGCCGAAGATCGCGATCGATCCGCTGACCAGCTTCAAGCCCGTGGCCGGTGCCTTCGTGTCGCCGCTGATGATCGTCGCGGGCAACGACTTTCCGGCCAAGACGCCCGCCGAGCTCGTCAAGGAACTCAAGGCGCATCCGGGTCGTTACTCCTACGCGTCGTCGGGTGTCGGCACCGTGCAGCACTTGGGCTTCGAGATGCTCAAGCAATCCACCGGTGCGTTCGTGGTGCATGTGCCCTACCGCGGCGCGGCGCAGATCGTGCCCGACGTGGTCGGCGGCCAGGTGCCGCTGGGCGTGGTGAGCGCCACCGCTGCCATGGCGCAGTCGAAGGCCGGCAAGCTGCGCGCGCTGGCACTGCTGAACAACGCCAAGCTCGAAGGCGCCGAAGGCGTGGCACCGCTGGCCGAAGCGCTGCCGGGCTTCGACGTCGCGCCGCGCATCTTCCTGCTCGCACCGGCGGGCACGCCGAACGACGTGGTCGACAAGCTCTCGGCCGCCGTGAAGACCGTGCTCGACATGCCCGAGACGGGCACGGCTGCCGCCGCGCAAGGCACGCTGCGCGCCTACGCCACGCCGGCCCAGCTGGGCAAGGACATGGCGGAGGAAACGACGCGATGGAAACGCATCATCACGGACCAGCGCATCGTGGCGGAGGGGAACTGA
- a CDS encoding SDR family NAD(P)-dependent oxidoreductase, whose amino-acid sequence MVEGKVIVVTGAGGGIGRDIALAMARHGAKVVVNDIGAGLDGEGGSAGPAQQVVEEIRAAGGEAVPNTDSVADAASAGRIVECAVDSFGRIDAVVNNAGILRDRFFHKMSVDEWDAVIKVHLYGAYFVSRAAATHFKEQNAGALVHMTSTSGLIGNFGQANYAAAKLGIAALSKSIALDMLKFNVRSNCIAPFAWSRMIGAIPTDTDEQRARVDKIKQMTPAKVAPLAVYLASDAAAAVNGQIFSVRNNEISLISQPRPVRSVHRSEGWTPESIAEHAMPAMRASFFPLDRSADVFSWDPV is encoded by the coding sequence ATGGTTGAAGGAAAAGTGATCGTCGTCACCGGCGCTGGCGGCGGCATCGGGCGGGACATTGCACTGGCGATGGCGCGGCATGGCGCGAAGGTAGTGGTCAACGACATCGGCGCGGGGCTCGACGGCGAGGGCGGCAGTGCCGGGCCGGCGCAGCAGGTGGTCGAAGAGATCCGTGCGGCGGGTGGTGAGGCGGTGCCCAACACCGACAGCGTGGCCGATGCCGCGAGCGCGGGGCGCATCGTGGAATGTGCGGTCGACAGCTTCGGGCGCATCGACGCGGTGGTCAACAACGCGGGCATCCTGCGCGACCGGTTCTTTCACAAGATGTCGGTCGACGAGTGGGACGCGGTGATCAAGGTGCACCTGTACGGCGCCTACTTCGTGAGCCGCGCGGCCGCGACGCACTTCAAGGAACAGAACGCGGGTGCGCTGGTGCACATGACCTCCACCTCGGGCCTGATCGGCAACTTCGGCCAGGCCAACTACGCGGCGGCCAAGCTCGGCATCGCGGCGCTGTCGAAGTCCATCGCGCTCGACATGCTCAAGTTCAACGTGCGCTCCAACTGCATCGCGCCCTTCGCCTGGAGCCGCATGATCGGCGCCATTCCGACCGACACCGACGAGCAGCGCGCGCGCGTCGACAAGATCAAGCAGATGACGCCCGCCAAGGTGGCACCGCTCGCGGTGTACCTGGCGAGCGATGCGGCGGCTGCGGTCAACGGGCAGATCTTCTCGGTGCGCAACAACGAGATTTCGCTCATCAGCCAGCCGCGCCCGGTGCGCTCCGTGCACCGCTCCGAAGGCTGGACGCCCGAGAGCATTGCCGAGCACGCCATGCCCGCGATGCGCGCCAGTTTCTTCCCGCTGGACCGCTCGGCCGACGTGTTCAGCTGGGACCCGGTCTGA
- a CDS encoding mandelate racemase/muconate lactonizing enzyme family protein, translating to MKIIRVSATPLNIPVTIDVVGLNKQTSLSLCLTEIETDTGLVGHGMTAITEEEIIAAAVREVAGPALIGEDPMATERLWEKLYWLLSPRGQTGYASHTIAALDIALWDLKGKALGQPLWRLFGGARAKVPVYATFGFGFFERDQLAAAAKLWVSQGFNRLKMTVGNHALARRDEPRPLDEVIAEDVRRVAAVREAVGPDVKLYVDANCGLDLFHATELAHRIEPYGISFFEEPLTQNDVRQMAQLRARTRIPLACGQNEGLAFRFRDLLVNQAADVLQPNVTISGGYSQCLKIAGMAAAFNVPIDNGGAWPFHNMHLHAGVSNGGLVEYHYVAVQMLKQIFDGLPVPDQGWLTLPEAPGLGFTPNAERVRELAKLPTSHGKGKA from the coding sequence TTGAAGATCATCCGCGTCAGCGCCACGCCGCTGAACATCCCCGTGACCATCGACGTGGTCGGCCTGAACAAGCAGACCTCGCTGTCGCTGTGCCTCACCGAGATCGAGACCGACACCGGCCTCGTTGGCCACGGCATGACGGCCATCACCGAAGAAGAAATCATTGCCGCCGCCGTGCGCGAAGTGGCCGGCCCCGCGCTGATCGGCGAAGACCCGATGGCCACCGAGCGGCTGTGGGAGAAGCTCTACTGGCTGCTCTCGCCGCGCGGCCAGACCGGCTACGCGAGCCACACCATCGCCGCGCTCGACATCGCGCTGTGGGACCTGAAGGGCAAGGCATTGGGCCAACCGCTGTGGCGCCTGTTCGGCGGCGCGCGCGCCAAGGTGCCGGTGTACGCCACCTTCGGCTTCGGCTTCTTCGAGCGCGACCAGCTCGCCGCCGCCGCCAAGCTGTGGGTGTCGCAAGGTTTCAATCGCCTGAAGATGACCGTAGGCAACCACGCGCTGGCGCGCCGCGACGAGCCGCGCCCGCTCGACGAGGTCATTGCCGAAGACGTGCGCCGCGTGGCCGCCGTGCGCGAGGCCGTGGGCCCCGACGTGAAGCTGTACGTCGATGCCAACTGCGGCCTCGACCTGTTCCACGCCACCGAACTCGCGCACCGCATCGAACCCTACGGCATCAGCTTCTTCGAGGAGCCGCTCACGCAGAACGACGTGCGCCAGATGGCCCAGCTGCGCGCGCGCACGCGCATTCCGCTGGCCTGCGGGCAGAACGAGGGCCTGGCCTTCCGCTTTCGTGACCTGCTGGTGAACCAGGCGGCCGACGTGCTGCAGCCCAACGTGACCATCTCGGGCGGCTACTCGCAGTGCCTGAAGATCGCGGGCATGGCCGCGGCCTTCAACGTGCCGATCGACAACGGCGGCGCCTGGCCCTTCCACAACATGCACCTGCACGCGGGCGTGTCCAACGGCGGGCTGGTCGAGTACCACTACGTCGCGGTGCAGATGCTCAAGCAGATCTTCGACGGCCTGCCCGTGCCCGACCAGGGCTGGCTCACGCTGCCCGAGGCGCCGGGGCTGGGCTTCACGCCCAACGCCGAGCGCGTGCGCGAGCTCGCGAAGCTGCCGACCTCGCACGGGAAAGGCAAGGCCTGA
- a CDS encoding 2OG-Fe(II) oxygenase, translated as MSQAISPELREWLVAQLAAGHSVPALRMSMREAGWHDSATDAALAQLEAGFPQAEAEVALAPTRTEMPGPDLDGAPLYIEAGDRRVQVLQTVRHPRVVVFGNLLSAEECEGLIAAARVRLARSLTVETRTGGEVLNVDRTSDGMFFERGENEIVARLEQRLAMLLRWPLEYGEGLQILRYAPGAQYRPHYDYFDPHEPGTPTILKRGGQRVATLVMYLQEPEQGGATTFPDIGLEVAPVRGTGVFFSYDRPDPATRTLHGGAPVLAGEKWVATKWLREREFK; from the coding sequence ATGTCCCAAGCGATCAGTCCGGAATTGCGCGAATGGCTGGTGGCCCAGCTCGCGGCCGGCCATTCAGTGCCCGCACTGCGCATGTCGATGCGCGAGGCCGGCTGGCACGACTCGGCCACCGACGCGGCACTGGCCCAGCTCGAGGCCGGCTTCCCCCAGGCCGAGGCCGAGGTGGCCCTGGCGCCGACCCGCACCGAGATGCCCGGCCCCGACCTGGACGGCGCGCCGCTGTACATCGAGGCCGGCGACCGCCGCGTGCAGGTGCTGCAGACCGTGCGGCATCCGCGCGTCGTGGTGTTCGGCAACCTGCTGTCGGCCGAGGAATGCGAAGGCCTGATCGCCGCCGCCCGCGTGCGGCTGGCCCGCTCGCTCACCGTCGAGACCCGCACCGGCGGCGAGGTGCTCAACGTCGACCGCACCAGCGACGGCATGTTCTTCGAGCGCGGCGAGAACGAGATCGTCGCGCGCCTCGAACAGCGCCTGGCCATGTTGCTGCGCTGGCCGCTCGAATACGGCGAGGGCCTGCAGATCCTGCGCTACGCGCCCGGCGCGCAGTACCGCCCGCACTACGACTACTTCGACCCGCACGAGCCCGGCACGCCCACCATCCTCAAGCGCGGCGGCCAGCGCGTCGCCACGCTCGTGATGTACCTGCAGGAGCCCGAGCAGGGCGGTGCCACCACCTTCCCCGACATCGGGCTCGAAGTGGCCCCGGTGCGCGGCACCGGTGTGTTCTTCAGCTACGACCGGCCCGACCCCGCCACCCGCACGCTGCACGGCGGCGCGCCGGTGCTGGCGGGCGAGAAATGGGTCGCCACCAAGTGGCTGCGCGAGCGCGAATTCAAGTAG
- the queF gene encoding NADPH-dependent 7-cyano-7-deazaguanine reductase QueF (Catalyzes the NADPH-dependent reduction of 7-cyano-7-deazaguanine (preQ0) to 7-aminomethyl-7-deazaguanine (preQ1) in queuosine biosynthesis) — protein sequence MSHDPTNPNANTPEQSQLGRASAYADKYDPSLLFPIARATQREAMGIQAGALPFFGADLWTAFELSWLNPRGKPQVAIAHFTIPCETPNIIESKSFKLYLNSFNNSTFASIDAVREHLRTDLAEAAWRGSDQSAGIGVKLLTPDLFDREPVHEIDGLDLDRLDIECTHYQPAPELLSSDTTQVHVNETLTSRLLKSNCLVTGQPDWGSVQIRYSGPPIDQAGLLAYIVSFRNHNEFHEPCAERMFTDIWSRCKPTKLAVYARYTRRGGLDINPFRTSWPQTLPPNIRTARQ from the coding sequence ATGAGCCACGACCCGACCAACCCCAACGCCAACACCCCCGAGCAATCGCAGCTCGGCCGCGCCTCGGCCTACGCCGACAAGTACGACCCGAGCCTGCTGTTCCCCATCGCACGCGCCACGCAGCGCGAGGCCATGGGCATCCAGGCCGGCGCCTTGCCCTTCTTCGGCGCCGACCTCTGGACCGCCTTCGAGCTGAGCTGGCTGAACCCGCGCGGCAAGCCGCAGGTGGCCATCGCGCACTTCACCATTCCGTGCGAAACGCCGAACATCATCGAGAGCAAGTCGTTCAAGCTGTACCTCAACAGCTTCAACAACAGCACCTTCGCCAGCATCGATGCCGTGCGCGAACACCTGCGCACCGACCTCGCCGAAGCCGCATGGCGCGGCAGCGACCAGTCGGCCGGCATCGGCGTGAAACTGCTCACACCCGACCTCTTCGACCGCGAGCCGGTGCACGAGATCGACGGCCTCGACCTCGACCGACTCGACATCGAATGCACCCACTACCAACCCGCGCCCGAGCTGCTGAGCAGCGACACGACGCAGGTGCACGTGAACGAAACCCTCACCAGCCGGCTGCTCAAGAGCAACTGCCTCGTCACCGGCCAGCCCGACTGGGGCAGCGTGCAGATCCGCTACAGCGGCCCGCCCATCGACCAAGCCGGCCTGCTGGCGTACATCGTGAGTTTTCGCAACCACAACGAGTTCCACGAGCCCTGCGCCGAGCGCATGTTCACGGACATCTGGAGCCGCTGCAAGCCGACCAAGCTCGCGGTGTACGCGCGCTACACGCGGCGCGGCGGGCTGGACATCAACCCGTTCCGCACGAGCTGGCCGCAGACGCTGCCGCCGAACATCCGCACGGCGCGGCAGTAA
- a CDS encoding aspartate/glutamate racemase family protein: protein MTQPHLGLIVPPAAGAVPVDGPLLYGDRIRFSAKGLGLGEISTRGYTEVIDSVIGKALELKAEGASAVSLMGTSLSFFRGVAFTRQLKREMEQATGLPCTTMSDAILAGLRHLKVRRVAVATAYIDEVNTQLRTYLEQSDFEPLALEGLAISDVQAVGQVSTEVLVDLCLKVFDDQPGADGLLISCGGLVTLDAVREVEARLQVPVVSSSPAGFWDLVRTAGLDARSPGQGRLFA, encoded by the coding sequence GTGACACAGCCCCATCTCGGCCTCATCGTTCCTCCCGCAGCCGGCGCCGTGCCGGTCGACGGCCCGCTGCTCTACGGCGACCGCATCCGTTTCAGCGCCAAAGGCCTGGGCCTCGGCGAAATCTCCACGCGCGGCTACACCGAGGTGATCGACTCGGTCATCGGCAAGGCGCTGGAACTCAAGGCGGAGGGCGCGAGCGCCGTCTCCCTCATGGGCACCTCGCTGAGCTTCTTTCGCGGCGTGGCCTTCACCCGCCAGCTGAAGCGCGAGATGGAACAGGCCACAGGCCTGCCCTGCACGACGATGAGCGACGCCATCCTCGCGGGCCTGCGTCACCTCAAGGTGCGGCGCGTGGCCGTCGCCACCGCCTACATCGACGAGGTCAACACGCAGCTGCGCACCTACCTCGAACAGAGCGACTTCGAACCGCTGGCGCTCGAAGGCCTGGCCATCTCCGACGTGCAGGCCGTGGGCCAGGTGTCGACTGAGGTGCTGGTCGACCTGTGCCTGAAGGTGTTCGACGACCAGCCCGGTGCCGACGGCCTCCTCATTTCGTGCGGCGGCCTCGTCACGCTCGATGCGGTGCGCGAGGTCGAGGCGCGCCTGCAGGTGCCCGTGGTGTCCAGCTCGCCCGCGGGCTTCTGGGACCTCGTGCGCACCGCGGGGCTCGATGCGCGCTCACCGGGGCAGGGACGGCTGTTCGCTTGA